The genomic region TGGTATTGTTCAATTTACTAAGAAATCAAACAATCGTTCATACGTATCCGTAGACCCTATTAACTAAAAGGTAGCGTATTAATAAAATAGTTAAACTCCCTGCTTTTTAAGTTAGGGAGTTTTTTTTGATTAAGAATGTTATTTTTGTAATTCTAGAAACACAAGCATGTTACAGATCAACTACATAAGAGAACACAAGACAGAAGCATTAGAACGCTTAAAAAAGAGGAATATTCATGCAGATGAACTCTTTAATGAAATTATCAGCAAAGATGATTTAAGAAAAGATACACAAAGTAAGCTTGATAATATTTTGTCTCAGTCCAATCAAATTGCCAAAGAGATTGGACAATACTTTAAAAATGGTGAGAAAGAAAAAGCCGAAGAAGCTAAACTGAAAACCGTAGAACTTAAACAAACGAGCAAGTCATTAGGTGAATTGCTAAATAAAGTCAGTGACGAACTCACTGATTTACTTACTCAAATTCCGAATGTTCCTCACGAAAGTGTTCCTTCCGGAAAATCTGCTAACGATAACGAAACTGTATCTCAAGAAGGTGACATTCCTAAACTTCATGAGAATGCCCTACCACATTGGGAATTAGCACAAAAATACGACCTCATAGATTTTGAATTGGGCAATAAAATATCTGGTGCAGGGTTCCCTGTTTATAAAGGGAAGGGTGCAAAACTACAACGTGCTTTAATCAATTATTTCTTGGATAAAAATACAGCAGCAGGCTATCAAGAAATCCAACCTCCACATCTTGTTAATGAAGCCAGTGGATTTGGCACAGGGCAACTTCCTGACAAAGAAGGACAAATGTATCACATTACCGTTGATAATTTATACCTAATACCAACTGCCGAAGTTCCCGTTACTAATATTTTTAGAGATGTAATCGTAAAAAGCGAAGACTTCCCTATAAAATACACAGCATATACCCCTTGCTTTAGAAGAGAAGCAGGCTCTTACGGAAAAGATGTAAGAGGACTAAATCGACTGCACCAATTTGATAAAGTAGAAATTGTGCAAGTGCAAAAACCTGAGCAATCCTACCAAACACTAGACAGCATGGTAGAACACGTTACTCAAATACTAAGAGAACTTGAGCTGCCGTTCAGAATATTAAAACTTTGCGGTGGAGACATGAGCTTTACCTCTGCCCTAACCTATGACATGGAAGTGTATTCAGCTGCTCAAGAACGATGGTTGGAAGTGAGCTCTATTTCAAATTTTGAAAGCTATCAAGCAAATAGACTCAAACTGAGGTATAAAGACGAGAATAAGAATAATATACTTTGTCATACACTAAACGGAAGTGCTCTAGCATTACCTAGAATAGTAGCCTCATTATTAGAAAATAATCAGGACGAAAAAGGAATTAGAATACCTAAAGTTCTTGTTCCTTACACTGGATTTGAATACATATACTAATGAAATACTTTTTAATACTTTTAATTGCTACAGCAATAGGCTGTGCCAACTCCAACTTTCAAAGCGAGAAAGAAGCAATCAATGATTTAATAATCAAGTACGACAGCTTATTTACTTCAGTAAAAAGTATTGATATCTCATCGGCTAAGCCCAACCTAAAGAAATACAATGAATCGCTAGAATATTCTAAAGCTCAACTTAGCACAGGATCCAAACCAAGTTTGAAAACGATGAACTTCATGAACGATATGAAGTTGATGAAACGTCAATTCAAAAATGCATCTATAACAAAGAAAAATCTTCTATCAAATACAGTAAGAAATCAAGAACAACTGAACAATCTATTAAACGATATTGATAACGGCATTTTTGAAAAAGACGAAATCAATCTTATTTTAACTAGAGAAAAACAGGCTATTGAAGAGGTGTCAAACTCACTAATTCAATTTGAAGAAACCTTTAATAATGCTGAAAGTCGTTTTGACAGTCTTTATCAGCTATCCAAAACTTTCCAATACAACTAAATGAAGTGGCTAGCAACATTAACCTTAACACTCATTTTATGCTTTCAAGCATACACACAATCCAATAGCGATTTACGAATTGCTAATAAATATGCCTACAGCGGACAATGTACCAATGCGATTGAGATGTATGAAACATTTGAATCAAAATTAAGCCTTCAAAAATACTATCCTAATTATCTTAAATGTTTGCTTGAAGAAAAGAAATATACTGAAGCCATTACACTAGTTAAAAAAGCAAGAAACAAATACCCCAATCAAATCATATACATCTTTGACCTTGGAC from Flavobacteriales bacterium harbors:
- the serS gene encoding serine--tRNA ligase, with translation MLQINYIREHKTEALERLKKRNIHADELFNEIISKDDLRKDTQSKLDNILSQSNQIAKEIGQYFKNGEKEKAEEAKLKTVELKQTSKSLGELLNKVSDELTDLLTQIPNVPHESVPSGKSANDNETVSQEGDIPKLHENALPHWELAQKYDLIDFELGNKISGAGFPVYKGKGAKLQRALINYFLDKNTAAGYQEIQPPHLVNEASGFGTGQLPDKEGQMYHITVDNLYLIPTAEVPVTNIFRDVIVKSEDFPIKYTAYTPCFRREAGSYGKDVRGLNRLHQFDKVEIVQVQKPEQSYQTLDSMVEHVTQILRELELPFRILKLCGGDMSFTSALTYDMEVYSAAQERWLEVSSISNFESYQANRLKLRYKDENKNNILCHTLNGSALALPRIVASLLENNQDEKGIRIPKVLVPYTGFEYIY